Proteins found in one Labrus bergylta chromosome 8, fLabBer1.1, whole genome shotgun sequence genomic segment:
- the faxcb gene encoding failed axon connections homolog isoform X2, producing the protein MNVFLHFRSCSRDYGGIMSALGSDSWWKKTLYITGGALLAAAAYLLHELLAIRKEQELDSKDAIILHQFSRPKNGVPSLSPFCLKIETYLRMVDLPYQNYFDGKLSPQGKMPWMEYNHEQASGSEFIVDFLEEKLGVNLNQNLTPQERAVSRAVTKMVEEHLYWTIAYCQWVDNLEETQKLLAMSGPLSDTLKWLLSHLNGSMVRREMYGHGIGRFSKEEVYTLMEKDMRTLATLLGDKKYFMGSKMSTLDATVFGHLAQAMWTLPGTRPEQLIKGELINLAMFCERMRRRFWPEWFVEVDDLYYDGDSESSVGGGSPTGMLDLGLFSRTDTLDDSDASSHSAVHTHTHSPDSDHSLFDSDVGTGSDNDIQLKEELMPDLEV; encoded by the exons ATGAACGTCTTCCTACACTTCAGAAGTTGTTCAAGA GACTACGGAGGCATAATGTCGGCTCTGGGTTCGGACTCCTGGTGGAAGAAGACCCTGTATATCACTGGAGGGGCTCTGCTGGCTGCTGCAGCTTACCTACTGCATGAACTGCTCGCCATCAG GAAGGAGCAGGAGCTGGACTCTAAAGATGCCATCATCCTCCATCAGTTCTCCAGGCCAAAGAATGGCGTGCCCAGCCTCTCACCCTTCTGCCTGAAAATAGAGACGTACCTGCGCATGGTGGACCTACCCTACCAG AACTACTTTGATGGGAAGCTGTCCCCGCAGGGTAAGATGCCCTGGATGGAATACAACCACGAGCAAGCGTCAGGGTCAGAGTTCATCGTAGACTTCCTGGAGGAGAAGCTCGGCGTGAACCTCAACCAAAACCTCACCCCGCAGGAGAGAGCTGTGTCCCGGGCTGTCACCAAGATGGTGGAGGAACACCTCTACTG gacAATAGCCTACTGTCAGTGGGTGGATAACCTGGAGGAAACTCAGAAGCTTCTGGCGATGAGTGGTCCTCTGAGCGACACTCTGAAGTGGCTGTTGAGTCACCTGAACGGCAGTATGGTCCGCAGGGAGATGTACGGTCACGGCATTGGACGTTTCTCTAAAGAGGAGGTGTACACACTGATGGAGAAGGACATGAGGACGCTGGCCACACTGCTTG GAGATAAGAAGTACTTTATGGGCTCCAAGATGTCGACATTAGATGCTACAGTGTTCGGACATCTTGCCCAGGCTATGTGGACTCTGCCCGGGACACGGCCAGAACAACTTATTAAAG GAGAGCTGATCAACCTGGCCATGTTCTGCGAGCGGATGCGGAGGAGGTTCTGGCCCGAGTGGTTTGTGGAGGTGGATGATCTTTATTATGACGGAGACAGTGAGAGCAGTGTTGGCGGCGGCTCTCCTACAGGTATGCTGGACCTCGGCCTCTTCTCGAGGACTGACACTCTGGACGACAGCGACGCAAGCAGCCACTCAGCcgtacacacgcacacacactccccgGACTCGGACCACTCTCTCTTTGACTCGGACGTGGGGACGGGATCTGACAATGACATTCAGCTTAAGGAGGAGTTGATGCCTGACCTGGAGGTTTGA
- the faxcb gene encoding failed axon connections homolog isoform X1, with protein sequence MYWAAGFASSRPCVVELGRNHSLPIGLCGSEQQQSLYGYIIAFPLQDYGGIMSALGSDSWWKKTLYITGGALLAAAAYLLHELLAIRKEQELDSKDAIILHQFSRPKNGVPSLSPFCLKIETYLRMVDLPYQNYFDGKLSPQGKMPWMEYNHEQASGSEFIVDFLEEKLGVNLNQNLTPQERAVSRAVTKMVEEHLYWTIAYCQWVDNLEETQKLLAMSGPLSDTLKWLLSHLNGSMVRREMYGHGIGRFSKEEVYTLMEKDMRTLATLLGDKKYFMGSKMSTLDATVFGHLAQAMWTLPGTRPEQLIKGELINLAMFCERMRRRFWPEWFVEVDDLYYDGDSESSVGGGSPTGMLDLGLFSRTDTLDDSDASSHSAVHTHTHSPDSDHSLFDSDVGTGSDNDIQLKEELMPDLEV encoded by the exons ATGTACTGGGCTGCTGGCTTCGCCTCTTCTCGGCCGTGTGTGGTTGAGCTCGGGCGGAATCACAGCCTGCCCATCGGGCTGTGCGGCTCCGAGCAGCAGCAGTCTTTGTATGGCTATATCATCGCCTTCCCTTTGCAGGACTACGGAGGCATAATGTCGGCTCTGGGTTCGGACTCCTGGTGGAAGAAGACCCTGTATATCACTGGAGGGGCTCTGCTGGCTGCTGCAGCTTACCTACTGCATGAACTGCTCGCCATCAG GAAGGAGCAGGAGCTGGACTCTAAAGATGCCATCATCCTCCATCAGTTCTCCAGGCCAAAGAATGGCGTGCCCAGCCTCTCACCCTTCTGCCTGAAAATAGAGACGTACCTGCGCATGGTGGACCTACCCTACCAG AACTACTTTGATGGGAAGCTGTCCCCGCAGGGTAAGATGCCCTGGATGGAATACAACCACGAGCAAGCGTCAGGGTCAGAGTTCATCGTAGACTTCCTGGAGGAGAAGCTCGGCGTGAACCTCAACCAAAACCTCACCCCGCAGGAGAGAGCTGTGTCCCGGGCTGTCACCAAGATGGTGGAGGAACACCTCTACTG gacAATAGCCTACTGTCAGTGGGTGGATAACCTGGAGGAAACTCAGAAGCTTCTGGCGATGAGTGGTCCTCTGAGCGACACTCTGAAGTGGCTGTTGAGTCACCTGAACGGCAGTATGGTCCGCAGGGAGATGTACGGTCACGGCATTGGACGTTTCTCTAAAGAGGAGGTGTACACACTGATGGAGAAGGACATGAGGACGCTGGCCACACTGCTTG GAGATAAGAAGTACTTTATGGGCTCCAAGATGTCGACATTAGATGCTACAGTGTTCGGACATCTTGCCCAGGCTATGTGGACTCTGCCCGGGACACGGCCAGAACAACTTATTAAAG GAGAGCTGATCAACCTGGCCATGTTCTGCGAGCGGATGCGGAGGAGGTTCTGGCCCGAGTGGTTTGTGGAGGTGGATGATCTTTATTATGACGGAGACAGTGAGAGCAGTGTTGGCGGCGGCTCTCCTACAGGTATGCTGGACCTCGGCCTCTTCTCGAGGACTGACACTCTGGACGACAGCGACGCAAGCAGCCACTCAGCcgtacacacgcacacacactccccgGACTCGGACCACTCTCTCTTTGACTCGGACGTGGGGACGGGATCTGACAATGACATTCAGCTTAAGGAGGAGTTGATGCCTGACCTGGAGGTTTGA
- the coq3 gene encoding ubiquinone biosynthesis O-methyltransferase, mitochondrial, translating into MYCNTFGRLMLGLCRRKQSCAGQSGFSWTAVCTQRTLGLQRSRCLESQKHAVPCHISTRSAFNTTVDPNEVRRFKSLASKWWDEQGEFGALHAMNDLRVPFIRDNLLSVHRALHPGKPLSGLRILDVGCGGGLLTEPLGRLGANVLGIDPVEDSIGTAQLHSSFDPDLQDRVSYRACTLEELSAEEGEEGESAERGPAHFDAVVASEVVEHLADLETFAFCCSHVLKPGGSLFITTLNKTNLSYALGIVVAEQLLCIVPSGTHDWEKFISPVELERLLESNGFSVQSVEGMLYNPVSGAWSWTNSTAINYALHAVKVRDDAKPDQAEESTSHKDPSAATQS; encoded by the exons ATGTACTGCAATACGTTTGGCCGCCTCATGTTAGGGCTGTGTAGAAGGAAACAGAGTTGTGCAGGACAGAGCGGGTTCAGCTGGACTGCGGTGTGTACACAGCGGACTCTGGGTCTGCAGAGGAGTCGCTGCCTGGAAAGCCAGAAACATGCCGTACCCTGCCACATTAG TACTCGGTCAGCCTTCAACACCACAGTGGACCCCAATGAGGTGAGGAGATTCAAGTCACTGGCCAGCAAGTGGTGGGATGAGCAGGGAGAATTTGGAGCCCTACATGCCATGAATGACCTGAGGGTGCCTTTtataag GGACAACCTGCTGAGTGTGCACAGAGCACTGCATCCTGGGAAGCCACTCTCAGGACTAAGGATACTTGATGTCGGCTGTGGGGGAGGCCTGCTAACAGAG CCTCTAGGTCGCCTGGGAGCTAATGTTTTGGGCATAGATCCAGTGGAAGACAGCATCGGCACAGCCCAGCTGCATTCTTCCTTTGACCCCGACCTTCAGGACCGGGTCAGCTATAGGGCCTGCACTCTGGAAGAGCTCTcagcagaggagggggaggagggagaatcCGCGGAGCGAGGGCCGGCCCATTTTGATGCTGTGGTAGCATCTGAGGTGGTGGAACATCTGGCCGACCTGGAAACATTTGCTTTCTGCTGTAGCCATGTGCTGAAG CCAGGCGGCTCACTCTTCATCACCACTCTAAATAAAACCAACCTGTCCTACGCGCTGGGTATTGTTGTAGCTGAGCAGCTCCTATGCATTGTTCCCAGCGGGACACACGACTGGGAGAAGTTCATCAGCCCAGTGGAGTTGGAGCGCCTCCTGGAGTCAA ATGGTTTCTCAGTGCAGTCTGTGGAAGGAATGCTGTATAACCCAGTATCAGGAGCCTGGAGCTGGACTAACAGTACTGCCATCAACTACGCCCTCCATGCTGTTAAAGTGAGGGACGATGCTAAACCTGACCAGGCTGAGGAGAGCACCTCCCATAAAGACCCCTCTGCAGCCACACAGAGCTGA